The following proteins come from a genomic window of Lycium ferocissimum isolate CSIRO_LF1 chromosome 4, AGI_CSIRO_Lferr_CH_V1, whole genome shotgun sequence:
- the LOC132053350 gene encoding nicotianamine aminotransferase 1-like, whose product MENKLCKWGFKNGDDIKEKSLFSIRSVLETIMENLNEEDGRVLIHLGRGDPSSIPCFRTSPVTEDAIFGAVRSAKFNGYAPAVGLYSTRRSVAEYLSYDLPHQLSPDDIFLTPGANQGIEVVTAVLARPGANILLPKPGYPFYEARAACSNIEVRHFDLLPEKGWEVDLESLQALVDDNTIAIVIINPGNPCGNVFTSEHLQEIAETAKKLGILVIADEVYSHLCFGSKPFVPMGVFGSITPILTLGSISKRWIIPGWRLGWIAMVDPSGLLKKSGIAECLQSYLEYSANPATIVQGAVPHILEKTTKEFFLNINNVLKEAVDVFYAKVQEIPCFTCPYKPDGAMSVMIKLNLSFLEGIKDDMDFCTKLAHEESVIILPGMIVGLKNWLRLTFAMEPAILDEGLERIRAFCLRHKSR is encoded by the exons ATGGAGAATAAATTGTGCAAATGGGGTTTCAAGAATGGCGatgatattaaggaaaaatcttTATTCTCAATTCGATCAGTTCTTGAAACAATTATGGAAAATCTTAACGAAGAAGATGGGAGAGTACTGATTCATTTGGGTCGTGGTGACCCTTCATCAATCCCATGTTTTCGAACGTCTCCGGTAACTGAAGATGCTATTTTTGGTGCAGTTCGATCTGCTAAGTTCAATGGTTATGCACCTGCTGTTGGTCTTTATTCAACAAGGAG GTCGGTAGCGGAATATCTCTCTTATGATCTTCCTCACCAACTATCACCAGACGATATTTTCCTTACACCTGGTGCTAATCAAGGGATTGAAGTTGTAACAGCAGTTCTTGCTCGCCCCGGTGCCAACATATTGCTTCCTAAACCAGGGTATCCATTTTATGAAGCTCGTGCTGCGTGTAGTAATATTGAAGTCCGCCATTTTGACCTTCTCCCCGAAAAGGGCTGGGAAGTTGATCTTGAGAGCTTACAAGCCCTTGTTGATGATAACACCATTGCCATAGTTATCATTAATCCTGGAAATCCTTGTGGCAACGTTTTTACATCCGAACACTTGCAAGAG ATTGCGGAGACGGCAAAAAAGCTAGGAATCCTAGTGATTGCAGATGAAGTTTACAGCCACCTATGTTTCGGTAGCAAGCCTTTTGTTCCAATGGGAGTATTTGGATCGATAACTCCGATTTTAACTCTGGGGTCGATATCAAAAAGATGGATTATTCCTGGTTGGCGACTTGGTTGGATAGCAATGGTTGATCCTAGTGGCCTCCTTAAGAAGTCTGGG ATTGCTGAATGCCTTCAAAGTTACCTTGAATACAGTGCTAATCCAGCAACTATTGTTCAG GGAGCAGTACCTCACATCCTCGAGAAAACGACAAAGGAATTCTTTTTGAACATCAACAACGTATTGAAGGAAGCGGTTGATGTATTTTATGCCAAAGTTCAGGAGATACCTTGCTTTACCTGCCCGTACAAACCAGATGGAGCAATGTCCGTGATG ATTAAATTGAACCTGTCATTTCTGGAAGGCATAAAGGATGATATGGATTTCTGCACTAAGCTAGCCCATGAAGAATCAGTTATCATTCTGCCAG GAATGATTGTGGGGCTAAAGAATTGGTTGAGGTTAACTTTTGCCATGGAGCCAGCCATTCTTGACGAAGGACTTGAGAGAATAAGAGCTTTCTGCTTGAGGCATAAAAGTAGATAA